A stretch of DNA from Candidatus Binataceae bacterium:
GGCGGATCGAGCGACGCCGGCGCCGTGCTGCGCATGATGGCCGCGCTATGCCGCGTCGAAGGTCGGGCGCGCCTCGCCGCGGTCGCTTTGAGCCTCGGCGCGGACGTGCCATTTTTCCTCGATCCGCGGGCCGCGCACGTCGGCGGCGTGGGCGAGCGTATCGTCCCGCTTGAAGCCGGGCCTCCACCCCTGCAGATGGTAATCGCGGTGCCGCCGATCGAAGTCTCGACCGCCGAAATCTACCGCGCGCTCGAGCCCGCGCAATGGAGCGGACCGGCGCCGGCGGCGCATCTGCGCGCGATAGCCGAAGGCGCGATCACCCAGCCAATGCTGCAGAACGACCTGGCGGCGGTGGCGATGGCGCGGCATCCGGAAATCGCCCACCTGCGCTCTGCTCTAATCGCCAAGGGAGCCTCCGCGGCGTCGATGTCGGGGAGCGGCGGCGCGGTCTTCGGGATCTTTGTCGATGCCGAGGCGGCCGCAAACGCCGCCGTCGAGCTGCGCCGGACGCGTCCACAGGCTCAATTTTACGCCGTAAATTCGCTTTGTTAGCCTTGCCGGAGCGCCCGCCTTTCCTCGCCTCCGGTTGGCGTGCGTGCTCGACCGAAGGCACTTGTGGAACTTCGTCGAAGCCGCGATTGACACTCAAAAACACCATCCGTTAACATCGCCGTCACAAAGCCGCAGCGATCGCGCTGCGGCCGTTAGTTTGGGCCGATCCGTTGGCAACAGTTTCGCGTCACACTTTCATCGGATGACCGCCGCAGTCCGCTGGCCGCGCGGCGCGGCGGTCCGCGCTCTCAAGCATGGGCATGTGTGCTATGCTCGATGGCCCTTCGGCATCAACGGAAGAAGCGGACGCGGACCGTGTTGGGCGGTCGCCAAGCTGGTAAGGCACCAGGCTTTGGACCTGGCATTCGAAGGTTCGAATCCTTCCCGCCCAGCCATCGATTTTTTGAGTCCGGGCAGGCCGGGCAGGAACGCGGAGAGAAAATGCGCGAAGAATTACGACTTTGGCTTGGCCGGAGGGGCCTAGATGCCTGAGCGGGCGAAAGACGAACTGGAGATTTTCACCGGCAACTCCAACCCGGCGCTGGCGCGCGAGGTCTGCGAGCATCTGGCCGTGCGGCTGGGCGAGGCGGAGGTCGGCCACTTCCCCGACGGCGAGGTGATGGTCGAAGTGCGTGAGAACGTGCGCGGCGGCGATTGCTTCGTGCTCCAGTCGATCTGCACTCCGCCCAACGAAAACCTGATGGAGCTG
This window harbors:
- a CDS encoding 4-(cytidine 5'-diphospho)-2-C-methyl-D-erythritol kinase; translated protein: MVKLLAGRAPAKINLFLRVVGRRADGYHELDSIFIPVSLGDDVRAEVRGRAQSGAKTAIALACDRGEIPLGDKNLAWRAAAAFLAEFDPEIDRPHQVAIDLRKKIPAGAGLGGGSSDAGAVLRMMAALCRVEGRARLAAVALSLGADVPFFLDPRAAHVGGVGERIVPLEAGPPPLQMVIAVPPIEVSTAEIYRALEPAQWSGPAPAAHLRAIAEGAITQPMLQNDLAAVAMARHPEIAHLRSALIAKGASAASMSGSGGAVFGIFVDAEAAANAAVELRRTRPQAQFYAVNSLC